In the Caldanaerovirga acetigignens genome, one interval contains:
- a CDS encoding sigma-54 interaction domain-containing protein yields the protein MKILSEMINSIEIVLNHVHEGIVIADRDGKVLYVNEANERITGLENSKILGKYVKDVAPESSIPEVIKTGKEKLGVKTRVNDRYVISNIVPIKDKESNELIGAISVFLDITELETLNARLIKAQEKINKLSLQLSSFMGNEEPIIGKNAKMQKAFSLALKAANVNSNVLIIGESGTGKEVVAKFIHEKGTRKNKPFVAVNCGAIPENLLESELFGYERGAFTGASSKGKPGLFEQANGGTIFLDEIGDMPFALQVKLLRVLQEKEIMRVGGTQKIKLDVRVIAATNRDLETMVKEKKFREDLYYRLNVIKIDLPPLRERKEDLPLYISYFLNKLSSRLGKEKPKVASAAMKLLLNYDYPGNIRELENILEKSLIIDDDGSITVEDLPDYLLKGNTYKYFDLLKERWPKLYEVEKSVIEESIKVFKNKTKVAEILGIPRSTLYRKIKEYGIKC from the coding sequence GTGAAAATCCTTTCCGAAATGATAAATAGCATTGAAATCGTTCTAAACCACGTTCATGAGGGAATCGTAATTGCCGACAGGGATGGAAAAGTGCTCTATGTAAACGAAGCAAATGAAAGGATTACCGGCCTTGAAAACAGCAAGATTTTAGGAAAATATGTCAAAGATGTGGCGCCGGAATCCTCCATCCCGGAAGTGATAAAAACTGGGAAGGAAAAGCTCGGGGTAAAGACCCGAGTAAACGACCGGTACGTAATTTCCAATATAGTGCCTATAAAAGACAAGGAGAGCAACGAATTAATAGGGGCTATTTCGGTCTTTCTAGACATCACGGAACTTGAAACTTTAAACGCAAGGCTCATAAAAGCGCAAGAGAAGATAAATAAGCTTTCCCTTCAGCTTTCTAGCTTTATGGGGAATGAAGAGCCAATAATTGGCAAGAACGCAAAAATGCAAAAGGCTTTTTCCCTCGCGTTAAAAGCGGCCAATGTAAATTCTAATGTGCTGATAATAGGGGAAAGCGGCACCGGTAAGGAAGTGGTGGCAAAATTCATCCACGAAAAAGGCACAAGAAAAAATAAACCCTTCGTTGCGGTAAACTGCGGGGCTATACCCGAAAACCTTTTGGAGAGCGAGCTTTTTGGATACGAAAGGGGTGCCTTCACAGGAGCATCGTCTAAAGGCAAGCCCGGTCTTTTTGAACAAGCAAACGGCGGGACGATTTTCCTCGATGAAATAGGAGATATGCCTTTCGCTTTGCAGGTAAAACTCTTAAGGGTCTTGCAGGAAAAGGAGATTATGAGGGTAGGGGGCACACAGAAAATAAAACTGGATGTAAGGGTGATAGCAGCTACTAACAGGGATTTAGAAACGATGGTAAAAGAAAAGAAGTTCAGAGAAGACCTGTATTACCGTTTGAACGTAATAAAAATAGACCTTCCGCCTTTAAGGGAAAGAAAGGAAGACCTTCCCCTTTATATTTCCTATTTTTTGAACAAACTGTCGTCAAGGCTCGGCAAGGAAAAGCCGAAGGTCGCATCGGCTGCAATGAAATTGCTTTTGAATTATGATTATCCTGGGAACATCAGGGAACTTGAAAATATCCTGGAAAAAAGCCTCATTATCGATGATGACGGCTCGATAACCGTAGAGGACCTGCCCGATTACCTTCTTAAGGGAAACACTTATAAATATTTTGATTTACTTAAAGAGCGGTGGCCGAAACTTTATGAAGTAGAAAAAAGCGTTATAGAAGAGAGTATAAAAGTTTTTAAAAATAAAACGAAGGTTGCAGAAATTCTGGGCATTCCCCGTTCCACCTTATATAGAAAAATAAAGGAATACGGAATAAA
- a CDS encoding MetS family NSS transporter small subunit — MTNGAMEPGAIAMLIFGVTLLYGGLALFISIALRKANR, encoded by the coding sequence ATGACTAACGGGGCAATGGAACCCGGCGCGATAGCAATGCTTATTTTCGGCGTTACGCTGCTCTATGGAGGCCTTGCACTCTTCATCTCCATCGCTTTAAGAAAGGCAAATAGATGA